One genomic region from Natrinema caseinilyticum encodes:
- a CDS encoding pyridoxamine 5'-phosphate oxidase family protein → MEHADYVYTTGMDEADLEERLRTGDHGVLALADDDDAYAVPLSYHYDGDRLLLRVSYHDDATKRQYLKTTDTATFVCHGGATDGSWSVHIRGPVTRSDRDVDEATLNEWFPPFHLFDEAVEDVEFDLYELEMASVAGRETVD, encoded by the coding sequence ATGGAACACGCCGACTACGTCTACACGACGGGAATGGACGAAGCTGATCTCGAGGAGCGCCTGCGGACGGGCGATCACGGCGTCCTCGCGCTGGCAGACGACGACGACGCGTACGCGGTCCCGCTGAGCTACCACTACGACGGCGACCGGCTCCTGTTGCGGGTGAGCTATCACGACGATGCGACGAAGCGACAGTACCTGAAAACGACCGACACCGCCACGTTCGTCTGTCACGGCGGGGCGACCGACGGATCGTGGAGCGTCCACATTCGCGGCCCGGTCACCAGGTCAGACCGCGACGTCGACGAGGCGACGCTCAACGAGTGGTTCCCGCCGTTTCACCTATTCGACGAAGCGGTCGAAGACGTCGAGTTCGACCTCTACGAACTCGAGATGGCGTCCGTCGCCGGTCGAGAGACGGTCGACTAG